The window CTCTTATAATTAAGGATTGTCTCTATTCACATGAATTATTCATGTGTTTAATTATTTGCAAAGGTCGATTGATGATGGGATTAGAGCCTGCTATATATTGAATAGTTTGACACATATGCCCCTTCAAAAGGACATATCTAATTGGGCCCAAAAATAAGAAGTCAACGAGTATATACTCCATAGTAAAAAACTTACGGTGTGTTTGATAGGCCAAATTTAAgtgttgaaattaatttttcagcatttaatttaattcagCTTTATTggtaaataaaattgaaattgacttaattgattaagttAAGTAAAAAATAGCACTGAAAAATtatgtcaaaattttctagTTATTTTTCTATTGAACGCGCTCAGTCGGGAGAATTTTTATTGTATTGCAGAATTACTCCTGAACTTTTgagaaattttcaaatcaatccaTTTGCATCTTATGGGAAAAAccaggagagagagagagagaaaaggaggAATGGCGATCTAGAGGCAGGGGTGGTGATGGCTTAATCCCGACCACCGCAGCCAACATCGGGGTTGTCGCATACCTCCTGGGGTCGCAGGGGCCGCCGACAACCCCGATGGTGGCGGTGGTGGCCGGGATTGGGGCCACCACCACCCCTAATCTCCCCATCTCTCTGTTTTCAGTCCCAGCCGCCACCGCCCTAGACGAGGTCGCCGACTACCTCCCTATCTCTCGTATcaatcaagaaagagagagatgggaAGATCGGGGGCAGTGGTGGCCCCGATCTAGGCCACCACCACCAAACAAGGTCGCCGACTGCCCTTGAGGTTGTCGGCACCCTCGTCTGTGACTGTGGTGGCCAAGATTGGGGGGCCATCGTCCCCTTCCCTTTCTCCTCCTACAGATCTCgactctttttaaaaaaaaaattcaaaagaaaaagttaatCGTGGATAAAAGttgaaagaaggaaaatgtTATGGCCATTATGTGATTATGATgtaataatgtaaaattttttaacacTTATTTCACTAAACACAAACTCAAACGAATAAGCACTTATTTCACTGGACACTTAAATATTCAATACTTAATTTTTAGTACgtaaaattaagttgaaacaaacacacatTCGGTATCCAATTTGGCCTCATGGACAAGTCAAAGGTCttgcaacaaaaaaaaaagtttttcacccaaaagaaaaaataatgcggccgtttttctttttcggtttTCATTATAGGGGAAGTTAAGAAATTTAATATAGGAGAAGGAGTATTGAGAAGTACACAAAAATAAACGTGATTGGCCATAAGTCAAAATCACGAAAGAgaacaattttatttataaataactCAACGAATTACATAGAgcaaaatagagaaaaagatTCCCCAATTTATCGAAAAGATAGGCCCCACTTTCCTGTTTCCAAACCGACGTGGGACGAAGAAATTGTGGGAGAATGGAAAACAAATGGTAGGGGGGCCTAGtgcatttattttctcttccttctttttgtttcaatAAACAAGAGCTGGACCCGCCATAATACTAAAACATGTACATATACACATTCTAtggatacatatatataattgtaacaaaataatttttttttaaaaagcttATTTAGGCCCACGCGAATATCATTGAACTCGGCTCGTTTAACTGGTGAGCTCAAGTCGATTCCCGGCTCGACCTCCATGAGAACGAGTCGAATTCGAGCTTTTGTCAAGCCCATCCCGAACCATTTACAAATAATATTATCTCATTTACACCCTAAAACAGATATACCATTTTCCCCTCTGAGAATACAAAGGCTTGTATAGAGACGAGAGTTTTCAAAATACGTAATACGTAAACTGTGCTTAAACTTCAATTGTGGAGTTACGAGGCTCGCATAGCTACGCATCAGTATACAACGCTCAGATTCATGGCTGCGAATTCAAGCAACTCTTCATCATGCACACACAAGGCCATATCCGCCTCGCTCAGGGTCAACCAGACCTCGATCCCCTCCCCATTCGGGGTGTTCATCAGCAAGATAGTGTTCTTGAACTCCGCATTCGCGACGCTTGCCCAGGTGGGCTTCCCTCAATCGAAATCCACCGTGTACATCGGGAACTTGCACCAGCTGCTGCAGTTGTAGAAGTTTACCCGTTCATTTGCCAGCAGCACCCCGTAATCTCTTATTGTTTTCAATGTTGCAGGGACCCTGAGTTCCCTTTAGAAGTTGCTCGATATACTGCTGCTGGTGCTCTCGGATTCCATTCTGCAAATGAAATACTAATGCTTGAAGCTTCAGCTTGGTCTCTTCCGTTTTCGCTTGGAAGTATGTCACCATGTTCCCCGCAGAGTTGTTTGGCAGTGGCGGACTGACCCGTTTCCGCAAGTTCACCCTTTGTACCAGGACAATCTGTTTTGGACTTGCCCTGAAGTCGGAAATagagaaataaggaaatcTTCCTGGTTTCAGTCGACCTTACAATGCAGCATCTCATGTAATCGAGACATACAGAAGCTTCTCTTTGACGCGCCTCCATTATGATGCCTCAGCTCCTTTGCGTTCCTGGCAGTATGTGCAATGGACTGAACCCCCGGCAGGTTTCCTTAAATTAAATACCAATTGACGCAGCGTTCAATgcgagtaaccgtcacagaccccattaattcgcgcacgaataccggaactacgaccttctatacctgttaattctacgaataccaggaaataggcatcaaactcgaatcgatccgAGATTGAACAAAGCACAAAAActcttaattttattgataatccaaaagacgactccttcagtcctagggcttacacaaaacttaaatagggtttaagaaaacctaaattgcataaaaagaactaaacttttctaaaattgcaaaaacaccctaattaatataaattgcctgtttgaggccctaaacgatggaatttgtcTTAAATATCGATAAATCACGGcaaagcggtgagttttgctccggatgccgtttccttcgaaatagggtcgtcagaacctaattttctccaggtaccgacttgtCAGGTCTTCTGCCACATCATTCTCGCATGgatggagagaattcgccctcgaatcgtcatcatccgagctatcacctatgtaaggaatcaggtgcttaacattaaacacctcgacagtacgaatgtggctgggaagtttaagccAATAGGCGTTtgaattgatcttctcaacgatctccacatgaccaatctttctagcagcgagtttgtggtagtcaccagcagaaaatcgacCCTTTGTAAggacagcccaaacaaaatcgccaacttcaaactatACGTGCCTTATCATTCGATCAGCAACAGCCTTGTATTTCATGGCAGCATTCTTCAAATTATTCTGCACAGCTTCATAAATCTCTTGCAGCCCGTGAACGAAGTCAGCCGCCTTACCATAAACCCTGGTCTTATCCGGCACGGGTAACAGATCAAGGGGACCCCAGGGGTAACAGAATATACCACTTGGAAGGGACTGAAACCAGTGCTGCGATTAACAGCGTGGTTGTGCATAAACTCCGCCGGACTTAACTTCTGATCCCAGCTCTTCATGTGCTCCCCTACTAAACCTCTCAGCAGATTGCCCCAGGGGGTAACAGAATATACCACTTGGAAGGGACTGAAACCAGTGCTGCGATTAACAGCGTGGTTGTGCGTAAACTCCGCCGGACTTAACTTCTGATCCCAGCTCTTCATGTGCTCCCCTACTAAACCTCTCAACAGATTGCCCAATGACCTGTTAACCACTTTTATTTGTCCATCTGTCTGCGGGTGATACGCCGTACTGAAGTTCAATTGGGTGTTTACCATCTTCCAAAGGCTTCGCCAGAAATGACTCAAGAAGCGGGTGTCCCTATTGGACACAATAGAGACTGGCAGACCATGCAAACGATATACCTTCCGAAAATACAACTGAGCAACTCGCATAGCATCAGTGGTCTTCTTGCACGGAATAAAGTGTGACATATTGGAGAACCTGTCAATGACCACATATATAGAATCATTTCCTCTTTGGGTACGGGGCAGGCCGAGGACGAAATCCATACTGATATCCACCCATGGCTGCGAGGGAATCGACAGGGGCATGTACAACCCCGCGTTAGTTGCTGTACCCTTGGACACGTGACAAACCTTACAGCGCTGCACGTACTTCTCCACTTCTTTACGAATTGTAGGCCATAAATACGATGATTGGACCAGCTGCAAGGTCCTATCTCTCCCCACATGATCCTCGTCGTGTAGCTGCTGAATAATGTGGGCTCGCAAACTACAATCAGGAATACAGAGCTGATTTCCCCTTAAAAGAAAACCATCATGCAACACGTATTATGTTCTTTCCCCAGCTCGAACTTTAGCTAGCGTCACAGAAAAATAGGGGTCGACTTCAAGCAACTCAGCAAAAGAACTAAAACCAGGTACCTCAACCGTTATCCTGCTCAGAATGCTACGCCTCCGACTAAGAGCATCTGCAACGCGATTAGTGACTCCGCTCTTGTGCTTTACCACAAAAGTAAAACGTTCCGGGTAAGCCACCCATGATGCATGACGAGCTGACACCTTATCTTGGTTATAGAAGTGCTTCAGGGCCTCGCGGTTGGTATacaaaatgaactccttgtgaAAAAGGTAATGTCGCCAATGCTTCACCGCCTGCACTACAGCATAGAATTCCACGTCGTAGGTGTTGTATCTCACCTTCGCCCCCGTCAGCTTCCCACTGAAGAAAGCAATTGGCTTGCTGTTTTGGCTCAAGACAGCTCCAATCCCCACCTTCAATGCATCAGAATGCAACTCAAAGGGCTGCTGAAAATCAGGCAGGACAAGAATCGGAATGGTTGTCAAACGCTCCTTAATCTTCTGGAATGCCGTTTCTGCCCCCTTAGTCCACTCGAATTTGCCTCCCTTCATGCAGTCAGTTAAAGAAGCCATAATACTGCTGAAATGAGGAATAAATCGCCTGTAGAAGGAGGCTGACCCATGGAAGCTCCTGACTTCAGTAATGCTCGTTGGTCTAGGCCACTGCCCGACTGCTTCGACCTTGGACGAGTCAACCCTCAAaccatcagcagcaacaacataaccaagaaaaagaacttCTGAACTCATAAAAACACATTTCTTGAATGCCGCATATAGTTTCTCGCGTCGAATGACAGAGAGGACTTCTCGCAAGTGAGCCAGGTGTTGCTCGGGGTCGGCGCTGTAGATcaagatatcatcaaaataCACAACCACACACCGACCAATGAAAGGCCGCAAAATTTGGTTCATCACTCTCATGAACGTACTCGGCGCATTCGACAACCTAAATGGCATTACCAGCTATTTATATAACCCCTCCTTAGTCTTGAATGcggttttccattcatctccaaCATGAATCCGAATCTGATGATAGCTGCTCTTCAAGTCCAACTTCGTAAAATTCCTGGCACCACTCAGCTGGTCAAGCAGATCATCCAAGCGAGGAATGGGAAAACGATACCTGACCGTTATCTTATTGATGGCTCGACTGTCTACACACATACGCCAtgatccatccttcttaggcACTAGAAGTGCCGGGACAGCACACGACCTCATACTCTCCCAAATAAACCCTTTCGATATCAGCTCCTCCACGTGTCTCACTAACTCTTCATGTTCAGCCGGGCTCATCCTGTAGTGTGGTCTGTTCGGAAGGGCCGCACCAAGCTGCAGGTCAATATGGTACTGGATGTCCCACAAGGGTGGTAGACCATTTGGCAGctcctcgggaaagacatcccgAAATTCTTTCAAGATCGGTAAGGACTCACAAGACGTAAAACCCCCTTCCACAACCTCCCTGCCCACGAGAGCAAACATATACTCTGCATCATGCAACTCCTCTTGAAATCGGGCAAGGGACAGCAAGTTGGTTGCGGTAACCGAATTCGCAGGTTCGGGCTCGATAGTGTCCCTACCTCTGTTCGGTACCAGTACAATCTTTAATCCCTTATGCATGAAGTTGTATTTATTGGTCCGTCCATCATGGCTCACGCTCTTATCAAATTGCCAGGGCCTTCCCAACAACAAGTGACACGCGTCCATTATGACAACATCACACCACACGGAGTCCCTATACTGAGGGCCAATAGAGAAGGTAACCAGCGCGCGGTTCAACACATTCACTTCACTTCCTTTCTTCAGCCATGCCAGCTTATACGGTTTGGGATGTGGCCTACTTTGCAGGCTCAACTTCTGCACGGCCTCAGCAGATACGAAGTTCTCGCAGCTGCCCGAGTCTATCATGAAACGACAGACTTTATTCCCGATGGTGTAGGTGGACTCGAAGATGTTGTTACACAACCAGTCTTCGTCCGCAGCTCTCGGGGTCATACAAGACCTCCTCACCACCGGATTGGGTACTCCATCTCCAGTCACAATTTCTTCCTCCTTGTCAAACTCGACCTCTCCATCGCCTCCAGCTACATAAACTGCGTCATCAAACAATTCCTCTTCAATAAACATCAcccttttttccccttttctgcaCTCAGATTGCCGATGCCCGGGCTCTCCACACTTGAAGCACTTCGCCCCGCTACTGCTCGGCCCAATGTTGGCAGGCCTCATCGGACGTCCAGGAACAGCACAATTACCGCCAGCTCGGACGGCCCCACCGGTTCCTGCAACGACAACACCTCCACCGAACACCCCGCTGCCCGTTCGCTTCTGCTGTCTTTCGATAATCAGGGCCCTCTAATGGGCAGAAGACACGTTAACAGGGTCGAACAAATTAACCGTGTCCTGTAGCTGCACTCTCATCCCGCCAATATATCTCGCCACCAGCTGACCCTCGGTTTCCTGAAGCTCGTTACGAGCAACCAACTGGTAGAATTCGTTGGTGTAATCATCCACCGACCTACTGCCCTGCCTCAAGTTCTGCAAGCGTTGGTACATGATCCTCTGAAAATTATAGGGTAAAAAGGTAGCcctcatctttttcttcatcttttccCACGATGTAATCTTCAGTTTGCCCATCCTACTACAGGTAAGCTTCACCTGCTGCCACCACGTCGACACCCTACCACGCAACTGAGTCGCCACAAGCTGTACCCGCTTGGTCCCAGGTACCCCATTGAACTCCAAAACCTCTTCTACCGTTGCCAGCCAATCTAGAAACTCTTCTGGCTGCAAACCCCCTTGGAATTCGAGAATATCGGTCCGAATGCCCGTCTCCCATCGCTGCATGTCTTCCTCGATTGGGCCTCTTTGCTGTCTTCATGGAATATCAGCAAAAAAATTCTCCATTTCTGACTCTGCATCAGTTTCCTCTTGATCAAGGTCAGAATTCGGATTAGGGTTTCTCCAATTCTGATACTCCACAAGTGCAGCCATCTGCTGTGTTAACTAGTCCACCACACGATCCAGCCTCTGATCCCTCTGCTGACCCCTCTGATCCAGCTGATCCAGCCTCTGCTCTAGATATCGTAGATTTTCACGGTCATAAACATCTTCCACACGATCCCTTCTCCTGGGCGGCATCGTTGATCCAAGAACGAACGCAgttttgataccaactgacgcagtgTACAACGCGAGTAACTGTcatagacccgttgattcgcgcacgaataccggaactacaaccttctatacctgttgattctacgaatactaggaaataggcatcaaactcgaatcgatccgagattggacaaagcacgaaagctctgaattttattgataatccaaagaCGACTCCTtcagccctagggcttacacaaaacttaaatagggtttaagaaaacttaaattgcataaacataactaaacttttctaaaattacaaaacaccctaattaacataaattgcttGTTTGacaccctaaacgatggaatttgccttaaataaagaaaaatcatggcaaagcggtgagttttgctccgaaTGCCGTTTCCTTCAAAATAGGATCGTCAGAATCTAATTTtctccaggtaccgacttgccaggtcttctgccacATCACCGATGGAGCATCTCGTGGGAATCTGGGTTTGGCGGGAGCGGGCGGAATCTTCTGTGACGAGAACAGGCATTGGGttagttgtttcatgatgagAATTGGCATCACCTTTTCGATGATGGCGGAGCCTCAGGGTATTCTTGCGGGACTCAAACATGCATGGGAGTTGGGATGCAGAAGACTCATTCTTGAGGACTCCTAGGTAGCTTGGAATATCACTATTGGCAGGATGAAATGTTTTCCTTCTTGCGAAGGCTGGCGGATGATATTCGTTGTTTTCTTGATCAAGATTGGGAGGTCTCGTTACATCATGTCTTGCGAGAAGAAAAATCAAGTGCCAATTGCCTCGCTTGGTGAGTGGTCTCTCTTCCGTTTGGTGTTCATGTTTTAAATTATGTTTCTAATGGCTTAGGTAATTTGTTGTTAGGCAACATAGTGGGAGTTGTTATTCCCCATCTGTGTTTGGTGTAATTTCTTGATGGGCTTAGCCCCgttaatttaccaaaaaaataataataataacattcCAGATAATTTCGAATTTTTAGCACTTTACTCATCAACCAAAATCAACTTAATGAATAAACACTTATTTCTTtaaacatttaattttaagttaaaaCTAACATATACTATTATCGTAAAATTCGCAGAACACCACGATTCGATGAGTAAAAGTTTATTCCCAGAACAACACAATTTGATGAGCTTCACGCTATTATCGTAAATTGCAGCCAGCAAGTATGCGCGGGTTTAGAGAGGCAAATGAAAGAAGCTCCTGGTCTTGTTCGAATAATTCCATGTCCTCTTCTCGTAGGGTAACCCATGCCTCTATCCCTTCCCCGTCCTTGGTATCCGTCAGCACCGACGTGTTCTTGAAATCCGAACTACAGCTACTCATCCAGTCGGGCTTTCCGCACCCAAAATCAGCTTCGTACAGTCCAAGCCTACACCAACTCGTGAATACAGATAAGGTGAACCCGTCTTCCTTCATCAACTCCCCTCCCGTCATAGTAGCTGTCCAGATCATCGAGAAACCGTCAGGCCCGCGAAGCTTCCGCGCGTAGTCACGGACGTACTCATCCATGCTCTTCCTCATTTTAGCTACCAAGCTAGGCAGGTTTGCCTCGTCTGATGTCCTATCCACTCTTGCCGTGTAGAACCCAATAAGGTTCCCAACAGAATCTTCCGGCATTGCAGGATCGAGCCGCTTGCGAAGATTCACGGTTTGTGCCAGAACAGAGGGTTTCCATGGTCCTGCATTCGACTCCAACGCTTTAATCTTGCATTTCCATAGCAGAGCGCACACGGCTTCGACCCTTGTTGGCCGAGGAACGACTTCACTGGCAGATTTCACCTTCAGAGCAGCGATCTTCTTGGCATCAAATAGGTACCTGACCGTAAGATCGGTTTTAGGAATGTCAATTATCGACTCACTAGTATTCTTCTAGGAAGTGTTAGGAAATATTATAAACATCACCTCCTTGTCCTAAGCTTTAGTTTCAACGCTTCGCTAGGCTGAGCTGTAGTCAACATCTTGGTCGGAGGAAAAACAGAAGCAGCGGTCAGATCTGGAGGTGCTACCTCTGTAGGTCCATCACGGGCTGAATGGGCCCAGCTCTTAATCAACGTGCTCAGAGTGGCAGCATCAGCCAGCTTGTGGGACGCAGAGATTCCGATGACCAAGCCTCCGCACTCAAACAAGCTCACCTGGACTTGCAGGAGGCTGCCGGTATACGCTTCCAAGGACATAATCCTTGCAGGAAGGAACCGTAACAGAACATCCGGCTCAGGCCGGGCAAGGACGTCTGCAAGGCTAGTGCCAGCGCAAACTCGGGCTTCCAAGAACTCTACTCCATTGTCATTGCAATCGATGCATATGTTGTCCCTGATTCTACCGGCAAACGGGTAGAAGTGAGTCAGGGTATTGGAAAGCGACGTCTTCAGCCGGTGGGATACCACGACATCTAACCCGGTGCCAGTGCCAGTGTAGAAGAGCACAAGAGGAATGTAGACCGCAGGTGAGAACTGGTCGAATGTCGAGAACCTGAAGGTTTTGAGGTGGTCCGGTGTGGGAGCGAATGGTCGAATAATTTCTTTAGAGATGATTTCTACCTTAATCTCCATGGCTATGGTCCCTCTGTAGCTTCAAACTGGTTGCACAAACTGTAGCAGCAGTCGTCATGCATATTATCAGACATTTTTGTGTATGTCATTTTCTATccatcaaataaaatttcgtTATGTCTATTTCATTACGGCACGCTGGTCCCGTCTTTTAAGTTTGAAACGATCTTATCtccaaatttaaatttgttttaaCAAACAGGTTCATATCACTAATGTCACGACCTGAAAATTTCGTCAGAGTTTTCTCTCTATTAACTTGATATCCATTAATACATACACTAGTCACAAAAAAACTGGCTTTTTATAAACtcccaaaaatataaaaccaaTCTAGTAAgctctaatatgtatatacgtctcaaaagagagtaattttcttttctcaatcaatcactaaaccaaactaaataaaaatttcaggtcgtaacatattcaaatacattatatataaaaagaatacttatcaaataactaagattcctacctagtcctccgagctgatccccgatattgAAGGAGTTCTCCTGTGCAGCTAATCTAGCTCCTAGCTtatctgaaaaatatatgtagagTGTGAGCTGTATCTTagtgagtactttattccaaagcaaaatgatttattgttaaataaatatttaattgcaaacaaacaaatattcaaataaataatacaatcacatccaatccaattaTCAGCTCACCCGCACACATGcacggtatatatatatagatacaaactataaaaataattatatccaataCAGTAACTAAATTTAAGTTCTACTAACAAATACACACAACTGTTCCAACCATTTATTTAATATCCAATACCacataaacatcaaatatcTATCCATTAGCATTCCATAGAAACTCACAACACAATCACCTGACAGATCAAACTCTGGCAACAATACGACTTTCACAGAACATTTTCAGACAatttcaacaatcatcacGTCTCCAGCAATCtcaacaaacaatatacagcacaatcaatcaatatagccatagggttgcatttcctcgcaacagagttatgacggtaccgtgaccccgcacatcttattcatatcatcctcaactcctaatagccatatctcataagcgggagttgcctattaacctctggcgatAAGAGTTGACttcaatttatattccgccgagttgagcggccgatcaggtccctttttctattctgcCGGGGTTCAGCGACCGATCTGGCCCATATTTATATTAcgtcgggtccagcggtcgATCATGCccttatttatattccgccgggtccagcggccaatctggcccatatttatattccgtcaggtccagcggccgatcaggccctatttatattctgccgggtccagcggtcccatggctataatTAAACAACACAAGCATAATCAATTACAACCATGACATCTCAcctcatatatcatcatacaCAACCACAATCTCAATCACATTACAATGGCAACATGTTATTATGacatatctcatacacaatcagcatacacaatcacactgcaaatctcaaatcaaaatgaaacataaaagAGTAATATCTCTCAAATCAATTCACACAACATAGCAAGACTAATTTCTTAATCTTTAACTAttacaatatttttcttaaataatttgtataactataatacatcattATACAAGGAAATAGACTACTCACATCATATATTCATACCAAATTCTTACTCCTGAATTATCACAATATTTCCTTTAATAATAGTCCATATAATTCTTTTAttcatataacatatatatatatatatattatttttcaaggGAATAAAGTACCCACAGATAACTCCCAAAAATAAATCACCAAATTCAAGTTTTCGAGATGCATGGCTTTGGTATACTCCATCCCTGACAGATAATAAATTTAACAAGAAACCAATTTATAAGCATATATCACACCATTAAGTAACTAATCATACTCTTTGGCAGTAAGTTTATTTccctaaaaattataaattatattgcaAGCTAGTTCTCCATTTCAATATAACTTAAAATAGTTTTCATGAAAAAGCAATCCAATACTAGTATCTGGTATGCTTATTTAGCAATAAAAATAACGAAAGTAACACATCATTAACCCCCAATGATCTctttataatttcattttagaTAACTCTACAAAATAATGCTTCATGGAATGATGCAAGTTAGTCCCCAACATTTCCTATTACTCAAGTCACACCTTGACGTCCtcacaattaattaaaaatatttaaaatattccCAAACAAAACTAGCATAAGCTCGCCAATTCACAACCCATAAGCATATAACTAGTTCTCTAATTCACACTAGGATCACCACATCGATTAACACTCATTATCATAAAGAATTACATCCTATATCATAATCTCTATCATAATTAGCTTAATCAAATTGTACAAAAACCAAACTCCCTCTCAAGGATGCAAATAATCAAATCTTATGAAACCGACTCAATCAATACCAAGCACATGCATTTCAATATGTAAATTGTCTTTAAGTTatctgaaaatgaaaacaaaaaacccAAGGATATGTTTCAGTACTCCCAAGACCCAAAAACTCGACAATTTCcatttatttccaaaaaatacaT of the Punica granatum isolate Tunisia-2019 chromosome 6, ASM765513v2, whole genome shotgun sequence genome contains:
- the LOC116210075 gene encoding BAHD acyltransferase BIA1-like, which translates into the protein MEIKVEIISKEIIRPFAPTPDHLKTFRFSTFDQFSPAVYIPLVLFYTGTGTGLDVVVSHRLKTSLSNTLTHFYPFAGRIRDNICIDCNDNGVEFLEARVCAGTSLADVLARPEPDVLLRFLPARIMSLEAYTGSLLQVQVSLFECGGLVIGISASHKLADAATLSTLIKSWAHSARDGPTEVAPPDLTAASVFPPTKMLTTAQPSEALKLKLRTRRYLFDAKKIAALKVKSASEVVPRPTRVEAVCALLWKCKIKALESNAGPWKPSVLAQTVNLRKRLDPAMPEDSVGNLIGFYTARVDRTSDEANLPSLVAKMRKSMDEYVRDYARKLRGPDGFSMIWTATMTGGELMKEDGFTLSVFTSWCRLGLYEADFGCGKPDWMSSCSSDFKNTSVLTDTKDGEGIEAWVTLREEDMELFEQDQELLSFASLNPRILAGCNLR